In Dysgonomonadaceae bacterium PH5-43, a single window of DNA contains:
- a CDS encoding AraC-like DNA-binding protein/uncharacterized membrane protein YqhA (product_source=COG2207/COG2862; cath_funfam=1.10.10.60; cog=COG2207,COG2862; pfam=PF12833; smart=SM00342; superfamily=159006,46689,52058; transmembrane_helix_parts=Outside_1_4,TMhelix_5_27,Inside_28_42,TMhelix_43_65,Outside_66_79,TMhelix_80_102,Inside_103_108,TMhelix_109_131,Outside_132_140,TMhelix_141_163,Inside_164_183,TMhelix_184_206,Outside_207_209,TMhelix_210_232,Inside_233_369) codes for MLSELHIVLTYFSTGMIFAFGMCFLFLKTPESPILHNYRTARLIMAVAYILLAAAYILFATLPSLDIVSTYENLFLKLSRVNTLIIAVFQALLFTYTLISLIDLRFVTLRKIIIELIPIALFSSLLFISLNSNPLQEYFNVIFYIYLLYYFSMLVRYTFTFLREYRSYTQRVDNYFSEEEVVRLRWIQFAFFAALVIGIGAFLLSFSDLILHYILFMIFFMCFYIYFGIQFINYAFLFGEIKPLLEEETTLVDVKEQTITKGEIVEKISCWIEEKRFTEKGITIDHLSREFLTNRTYVSKHINSVYNRTFNEWVNDLRIEEAKKLFTCNPKLSIGGVSEKVGYANQSHFTREFSKREGLSPSHWINANS; via the coding sequence ATGTTAAGTGAATTACATATTGTGCTTACATATTTTTCCACAGGAATGATATTTGCTTTTGGAATGTGTTTTCTATTTTTGAAAACACCAGAATCTCCTATTTTGCATAACTACCGTACAGCAAGGCTTATTATGGCAGTTGCTTATATTCTTTTGGCAGCAGCTTATATTCTTTTTGCAACTCTGCCAAGTCTCGATATTGTATCAACTTACGAAAATTTATTTCTTAAATTAAGTCGTGTCAACACTTTAATTATTGCAGTTTTTCAAGCTCTTTTGTTTACTTATACTCTTATAAGTCTTATTGATTTGCGTTTTGTTACATTGAGGAAAATTATTATAGAACTTATACCTATAGCTCTATTTAGTAGTTTATTGTTTATTTCTCTTAATTCCAATCCTTTACAAGAATACTTTAATGTGATTTTTTACATTTACCTCTTGTATTATTTTTCTATGTTGGTTCGCTATACGTTTACTTTTCTAAGAGAATATCGGAGTTATACACAACGTGTCGATAATTATTTTTCAGAAGAAGAAGTAGTTCGTTTACGTTGGATACAGTTTGCTTTTTTTGCAGCTCTTGTAATTGGTATAGGAGCATTTCTTTTGTCGTTTTCCGATTTAATACTTCATTATATTCTGTTTATGATTTTTTTTATGTGTTTCTATATTTATTTTGGTATCCAATTTATCAATTACGCTTTTTTGTTTGGGGAAATAAAGCCATTGTTGGAAGAAGAAACTACGTTAGTTGATGTTAAAGAGCAGACTATTACCAAAGGTGAAATTGTAGAAAAAATAAGTTGTTGGATAGAAGAGAAAAGATTTACGGAAAAGGGTATTACTATCGATCATCTTTCTCGAGAATTTTTGACTAATCGTACATACGTTTCAAAACACATTAACTCAGTTTACAACCGTACATTTAATGAATGGGTAAATGATTTACGCATAGAAGAAGCAAAAAAATTGTTTACTTGTAATCCAAAACTTTCCATTGGTGGTGTAAGCGAAAAGGTTGGTTATGCTAATCAAAGTCATTTCACGAGGGAGTTTTCAAAGCGCGAGGGGCTTTCTCCGAGTCACTGGATAAATGCAAATTCTTAA
- a CDS encoding hypothetical protein (product_source=Hypo-rule applied; cath_funfam=3.90.20.20; superfamily=57997) codes for MSLDIYFFKNDFDIQKSRADIDATYAKLQAIKEELEQLEDDYKEATLSNLSVTHNLNNMAKAVGLYEVLWRPEEIGITTASQMIAPLEKGIKELMANPKKYKAFNPPNGWGDYDIFVDFCKSVLRDCREYPDATIEAGR; via the coding sequence ATGAGCTTAGACATATACTTTTTCAAGAACGACTTTGATATTCAAAAAAGCAGAGCGGATATAGATGCCACTTACGCGAAGTTGCAAGCTATAAAGGAAGAATTGGAGCAACTCGAAGATGATTATAAGGAGGCAACGCTATCCAATCTCAGTGTTACCCATAATCTCAATAATATGGCTAAGGCAGTCGGATTGTATGAAGTTTTATGGAGACCGGAGGAAATTGGGATTACTACAGCTTCTCAAATGATTGCGCCACTCGAAAAAGGGATTAAAGAACTAATGGCTAATCCGAAGAAATATAAAGCTTTCAACCCTCCTAATGGCTGGGGAGATTATGATATCTTTGTAGATTTCTGTAAATCGGTGTTGCGTGATTGTCGTGAATATCCTGATGCAACTATTGAAGCAGGTCGATAA
- a CDS encoding serine/threonine protein phosphatase PrpC (product_source=COG0631; cath_funfam=3.60.40.10; cog=COG0631; ko=KO:K20074; pfam=PF13672; smart=SM00332; superfamily=81606) yields MNTISYTNKGIRSKNEDCLLSEQLSPDISFHVVADGMGGYNYGEKAAKIVVETLFSQIRQMDFSAIVGESIIGACERANQRLREEGTKLSSKIGATFAAVLILKDRVIAFWMGDSRVYQYNEHNYLLFQSEDHSLINELRSSRKLTTSEIRKYDSIVTRSLTGETMENPPQIEMLQYSPKDKLILCSDGLYKQINLDAILKMDKEDLLSHLASVESKMNDNYSIIIIN; encoded by the coding sequence ATGAATACCATTTCCTATACTAATAAAGGGATACGTTCTAAAAATGAAGACTGTCTGCTATCAGAGCAGTTAAGTCCAGATATATCTTTTCATGTCGTTGCAGATGGGATGGGAGGATATAATTATGGAGAAAAGGCAGCGAAGATTGTGGTCGAAACCTTATTTAGCCAAATTCGCCAAATGGATTTTTCTGCCATAGTAGGAGAATCCATAATTGGTGCATGTGAGAGAGCTAACCAAAGGTTACGAGAAGAAGGAACAAAACTATCTTCAAAAATAGGGGCAACCTTTGCAGCTGTTTTGATTCTGAAAGATAGAGTAATTGCTTTTTGGATGGGAGATTCCCGAGTCTACCAATACAATGAGCACAATTACTTGCTATTTCAAAGCGAAGATCATTCTTTAATAAATGAACTTCGTTCAAGTCGAAAACTGACAACAAGTGAAATTCGGAAATATGATTCGATTGTCACTCGCTCTTTAACAGGTGAAACCATGGAGAATCCTCCTCAAATAGAAATGTTGCAATACTCTCCAAAAGATAAACTAATCCTTTGTTCTGATGGACTGTATAAACAAATCAACCTCGATGCCATTCTAAAAATGGATAAGGAGGATTTATTATCACATCTGGCTTCAGTCGAAAGTAAGATGAATGATAACTATTCAATAATTATAATCAATTGA
- a CDS encoding DNA phosphorothioation-dependent restriction protein DptH (product_source=KO:K19175; ko=KO:K19175; superfamily=52540), whose amino-acid sequence MNLSELYYNKFLALFIEEYKYELMQETPGYCMKVTGLSLDKLEQLYPLIKELNPSLEVYILSENQSGGRYITPTKLIELRNDLNITLLVLIPVNSRTSAEDSYGDATFKDLSILPIDGRVLDKISSEIPEQFKPIIKELFAYLKDKINLATTIQYLLYQELNGYTKESIGNGIYLFGLIPDRDLTENIEVIRKRLAFNVICSESLFDFSISVSERIIKLPIPPDTLQKSIANFLQIESESKTTHELSYNILEKYPELNFADWQIPLDPSSNSLTVNAEILPNKDMVENKEDGGFSLSIQSGKKVKLKLRVFTDPIPRESKDLKNFRIILMNVDGMYSIGEVKKIKVTDGTKAYRDVSFEIADGQYEDGSYFFHVVAEDEHGTILNQDDPFRQESVQEQWEIAKKNDDRLTKSQFQMEHRVLLTSDTESFYLRLTDEEPELVETRKAKIDNRLEAYFHYRIEKIRNNKDLDNPEPRRAEWIEGNLLSCIFHIQYNTSHNYQIILSKKLVDIERSLLQHKDSAGYLSVQLSANPTDHQLQSCQFTSADDKLVFSQPLKEKRIELFKAIQESAPESTGVIETFDIFNHIQLVKDYLCEFEKWFAEMIENSSDSQIKNVLQQLDVVSLSVEMPDTSYSSLKLITPLHPLRLAWLVNLFDLFQNWEKQSYEVISYQKTWWKNLENLFYGDLVPEVAPLVLVDSQKTNYYQYIGELTYGWGIYADPSNHTKDTFVNIHRQIKSYLASILNIAKEKRIDSDISLSLVLRHLKNYIVQHPYTDKLVINIFNPGDAAVFARAMIELEQSGYDFQYEIRLFTEDKLILPGDALRDLINPENQISENAESFSQAAENRLFPKLRFSVNDITDFLKNSSSYQAHITFLVNPFSSETDLIRPEKEEQSFYLNGTITNPVIEITEKENEFTWSRYISDAPLKIPVNSEANIIVDLFALFQTCISESLSANRENSIPAMKLSLGKNDQALLSIVHDISDWVITFDKYMGPEFYDLPCLNKEDVPYLLDYVPSNDATGISSYLTTRPTSEIEGFMSPLFEAFNIDISDKNRFANLLEDLRSVGSSLIMQVNSSRNKAFEIVGITLTKRMLQKKGLLEDAFLIPIDLHKNLFDVLKDSSQERADNLLVDILPSKREIVITVIEIKCRKSLGQQEKEDLQDKMNRQIFNTIEALKLHFDNQDNRLDSELKTMELKSILLFYLQRAKRYGSISQESYDSYIKFISELNMGYNLRFKSLGIVFDFSAPIRMKKEYLDDTTFYFMGSKVINEILDDKSELNTYTKGKAVQDVDFIDFFEKSERTLGKLQLNSIEAKPKEKKKVDQQTQPKMYPTPEEVNVITHSSSVKEPIVEQIRTEGKKNTTPENQVETTYIEPSYEITIGKTANSPQYGILGKTITGDRSIAIDLSETNTISLFGVQGGGKSYTIGTISEMVLKQFSNINKLPAPLAGVIFHYSESMDYAPEFTSMIYPNDDKAQLKKLKEVYGAEPDNIEDIVLLVPKDKLEERKQEYPSIEVQPISFNSTELNVQDWMFLLGAVGNDSTYIRQLKAIMRSVRNNISLQTMRRGIANSNLLTNSQKSLAEQRLNFAAEYINDDELLKGYLKPGRLIIVDLRDELIAKEEALGLFVVMLNIFSGVKEVDGESFNKFIVFDEAHKYMNNSDLTDSIVTAIREMRHKGASLMIASQDPMSLPNAIIELSSIVLLHKFNSPQWVKHVQKSITQLSSLSAPEMAALSPGEAYLWATKSTDKQVMNRPIKISTRPRVTKHGGDTIKAI is encoded by the coding sequence ATGAATCTTTCTGAATTATACTACAATAAATTTTTAGCTCTTTTTATCGAGGAGTATAAATATGAGCTAATGCAAGAGACTCCCGGATATTGTATGAAAGTAACTGGTTTGTCTCTTGATAAATTGGAGCAATTATACCCTTTGATAAAGGAGCTTAATCCGTCATTAGAGGTATATATACTTTCCGAAAATCAATCCGGAGGTAGATATATTACTCCTACTAAGTTAATCGAGTTAAGAAATGATTTGAATATAACGCTATTGGTACTCATCCCTGTAAATAGCCGTACAAGTGCGGAGGATTCTTATGGCGATGCAACCTTTAAGGACTTGTCAATATTACCGATTGATGGTCGTGTTCTTGACAAAATATCTTCTGAAATCCCGGAGCAGTTTAAGCCAATAATAAAAGAACTATTTGCCTATTTAAAAGATAAAATAAATTTAGCGACTACCATACAGTATCTTTTATATCAGGAACTAAATGGATATACAAAAGAATCGATAGGTAATGGCATTTATCTATTTGGTCTGATTCCTGATAGAGATTTGACCGAAAATATAGAGGTGATTCGAAAAAGACTGGCTTTTAATGTAATCTGTAGCGAGTCTCTATTTGATTTTTCCATATCAGTTTCTGAACGTATTATCAAGTTGCCAATACCTCCAGATACGCTTCAAAAAAGTATCGCAAACTTTCTCCAAATCGAATCTGAAAGCAAAACAACACATGAACTAAGTTATAACATTCTGGAGAAATATCCGGAACTAAACTTTGCCGACTGGCAAATTCCTCTTGATCCAAGTAGCAATAGCTTAACTGTCAATGCAGAAATTCTACCAAATAAAGATATGGTAGAGAATAAAGAGGATGGAGGGTTCTCTTTATCTATACAAAGCGGAAAAAAAGTAAAACTGAAATTGAGAGTATTTACCGACCCTATTCCGCGAGAATCGAAAGATTTGAAAAATTTCAGAATTATCCTCATGAATGTGGATGGGATGTATTCTATTGGAGAGGTTAAGAAGATAAAAGTAACAGATGGGACAAAAGCCTATCGTGATGTTTCTTTTGAAATAGCTGATGGACAATATGAAGATGGATCTTATTTCTTTCATGTAGTTGCAGAGGATGAACACGGAACAATCTTGAATCAAGATGATCCGTTTCGACAAGAATCCGTGCAGGAACAATGGGAAATAGCTAAAAAGAATGATGACAGATTAACTAAAAGTCAATTTCAGATGGAGCACCGTGTGCTGCTGACAAGTGACACAGAGTCTTTCTATCTAAGATTAACAGATGAAGAACCCGAATTAGTGGAAACAAGGAAAGCGAAAATAGATAATCGATTGGAAGCCTATTTTCACTATCGCATTGAAAAGATAAGAAATAATAAAGATTTAGATAATCCGGAGCCAAGAAGAGCAGAATGGATTGAGGGAAATCTACTTTCCTGTATATTTCATATACAATATAATACTTCGCATAACTATCAAATTATTTTATCAAAAAAACTGGTTGATATAGAACGCAGTCTTTTGCAACACAAGGACTCTGCCGGATATTTATCAGTGCAATTAAGTGCAAATCCAACCGACCACCAATTACAATCCTGCCAATTCACTTCTGCGGATGATAAGTTAGTTTTCAGTCAGCCTCTAAAAGAAAAAAGAATTGAATTGTTTAAAGCGATTCAGGAGAGTGCTCCTGAATCAACGGGTGTTATAGAAACGTTTGATATTTTCAATCACATTCAGTTGGTAAAGGATTATTTGTGCGAATTTGAGAAATGGTTTGCTGAGATGATAGAGAACAGTAGCGATTCGCAGATAAAAAACGTCTTACAGCAATTGGATGTTGTGTCTCTTTCTGTAGAAATGCCTGACACTAGTTACAGTTCTTTAAAATTGATAACTCCGTTGCACCCACTCCGTTTAGCATGGTTAGTCAATCTATTCGATTTGTTTCAAAACTGGGAAAAGCAGTCTTATGAAGTAATTAGTTATCAAAAAACTTGGTGGAAAAACTTGGAGAATCTTTTTTATGGTGATCTTGTACCCGAAGTTGCTCCTTTGGTTTTGGTTGACTCTCAGAAAACAAACTATTACCAATATATTGGAGAACTGACCTATGGTTGGGGTATTTATGCCGATCCGTCCAATCACACAAAGGATACATTTGTAAATATCCACAGACAGATAAAGTCATATTTGGCTTCGATTCTAAATATTGCTAAAGAAAAACGCATCGATAGTGATATAAGCCTGTCATTAGTTCTTCGTCACTTGAAAAATTATATTGTACAGCACCCATATACTGATAAGTTGGTAATCAATATCTTTAATCCGGGTGATGCGGCTGTTTTTGCACGAGCAATGATCGAATTAGAGCAGTCTGGATACGATTTTCAATATGAAATACGCTTATTTACAGAAGATAAGCTAATTTTACCGGGTGATGCTTTAAGAGATTTGATTAATCCTGAAAACCAAATATCAGAAAATGCAGAGTCGTTTTCTCAAGCAGCTGAGAATCGCTTATTCCCCAAATTAAGATTTTCCGTCAATGATATTACTGATTTTTTAAAAAACAGTTCAAGTTATCAGGCACATATCACATTTTTAGTAAATCCTTTTTCCTCCGAAACGGATTTGATAAGACCGGAGAAAGAAGAGCAATCGTTTTATCTTAATGGAACAATCACCAATCCGGTAATTGAGATAACTGAAAAAGAAAACGAATTCACATGGAGTCGATATATATCTGACGCACCTTTAAAGATACCAGTAAATTCAGAGGCAAACATTATTGTTGATTTGTTTGCCCTATTCCAGACCTGCATTTCAGAATCGCTATCAGCAAATCGAGAGAACTCTATTCCTGCGATGAAATTATCGTTAGGGAAAAACGATCAGGCATTATTGTCAATCGTTCATGATATTTCCGATTGGGTTATTACGTTTGATAAATACATGGGGCCGGAATTTTACGATTTGCCATGTCTTAACAAAGAGGATGTTCCATATTTATTGGATTACGTGCCAAGCAACGACGCAACAGGAATCTCTTCTTATCTTACAACCAGACCTACTTCTGAAATAGAAGGATTTATGTCTCCTTTGTTTGAAGCATTTAATATTGATATTTCCGACAAAAACCGATTTGCTAATTTGCTGGAAGATCTGCGATCTGTTGGCAGTTCATTAATAATGCAAGTAAACAGTTCAAGAAATAAAGCGTTTGAAATCGTGGGAATTACCTTGACGAAAAGGATGCTACAAAAGAAAGGTCTACTGGAAGATGCCTTTCTCATTCCTATAGACTTGCATAAAAATTTGTTTGATGTTCTAAAAGATAGTAGTCAAGAGCGAGCAGATAATTTGTTAGTCGATATTCTTCCTTCAAAAAGAGAGATTGTTATTACTGTAATTGAAATAAAATGTAGAAAAAGCCTCGGGCAACAGGAGAAAGAAGATTTACAAGACAAAATGAATCGCCAAATCTTTAATACGATTGAAGCTTTAAAACTACATTTCGACAACCAAGATAATCGCCTTGATAGTGAGTTGAAAACAATGGAATTGAAATCGATTTTGTTGTTTTACTTACAACGGGCTAAAAGATATGGAAGTATCTCTCAAGAATCCTATGACTCCTATATTAAATTCATTTCAGAACTTAATATGGGATACAATCTCCGTTTTAAGAGCCTCGGTATCGTATTCGACTTCTCTGCTCCAATCAGAATGAAGAAGGAGTATTTGGATGATACGACTTTCTACTTTATGGGAAGCAAAGTTATTAATGAGATACTGGATGATAAATCGGAATTAAACACTTACACAAAAGGCAAGGCCGTTCAAGATGTCGATTTTATTGATTTCTTTGAAAAGTCAGAGAGAACCTTAGGGAAATTGCAATTGAATAGTATAGAAGCAAAACCGAAAGAGAAGAAAAAGGTTGACCAACAGACGCAACCTAAAATGTATCCGACTCCAGAGGAAGTCAATGTAATAACTCACTCCTCTTCAGTGAAAGAACCTATAGTCGAACAGATTCGAACAGAAGGTAAAAAAAATACAACTCCGGAGAATCAAGTAGAAACAACATATATTGAACCGTCCTATGAAATCACAATAGGGAAGACCGCGAATAGTCCTCAATACGGTATTTTAGGAAAAACAATAACTGGCGACCGCTCTATCGCAATTGATTTGAGTGAAACAAATACAATCAGTCTGTTTGGTGTTCAGGGTGGTGGTAAAAGTTATACGATAGGAACCATATCGGAGATGGTATTGAAGCAATTTTCCAATATCAATAAATTACCAGCTCCACTTGCGGGAGTTATTTTCCATTATAGCGAAAGTATGGATTACGCTCCGGAATTTACTTCCATGATTTATCCAAATGATGACAAGGCACAACTCAAGAAGTTGAAAGAAGTATATGGTGCAGAGCCAGATAATATAGAAGATATTGTATTATTAGTCCCAAAAGATAAATTGGAGGAGCGTAAACAAGAATATCCTTCCATTGAAGTGCAGCCTATATCTTTTAATTCAACGGAGCTAAATGTTCAGGACTGGATGTTTTTATTGGGTGCGGTTGGAAATGACTCTACATATATTCGCCAGTTAAAAGCAATTATGCGTAGTGTCCGAAATAATATTTCTCTTCAAACGATGAGGAGAGGTATAGCCAACTCTAACCTATTAACAAATTCTCAGAAATCGTTGGCAGAACAACGCTTGAATTTTGCCGCTGAGTATATTAATGATGATGAATTATTGAAAGGATACCTAAAGCCGGGACGGCTGATTATTGTTGATTTGCGTGATGAACTTATTGCAAAAGAAGAAGCATTAGGATTGTTTGTTGTGATGCTTAATATCTTCTCTGGTGTGAAGGAAGTCGATGGAGAATCATTTAATAAATTTATAGTTTTCGATGAAGCTCATAAATATATGAATAATAGCGATTTGACAGATAGCATTGTGACTGCTATCCGTGAGATGAGACATAAAGGTGCATCTTTGATGATTGCCAGTCAAGACCCAATGAGCCTGCCAAACGCTATTATTGAGCTAAGTAGTATTGTTCTACTTCACAAGTTTAATAGCCCTCAGTGGGTAAAACACGTTCAGAAATCTATTACACAATTGTCTTCGCTATCTGCACCTGAAATGGCTGCTTTGTCACCCGGAGAAGCTTATTTATGGGCAACAAAATCGACAGATAAACAAGTAATGAATCGACCTATTAAAATTTCAACACGTCCTCGCGTAACCAAGCATGGCGGAGATACGATAAAAGCTATTTAA
- a CDS encoding ribosomal protein S8 (product_source=COG0096; cog=COG0096; superfamily=109631,56047), with amino-acid sequence MIPKLTKYDPIFRNELIFAGDAKNITLDTTLINLFMLMRNNGSRIKLKLRHTHTIDSLKKYLESLEKQGYIEGFKDNEEAGEDWLRSNLVNMVNRGNLQKENISSLRPMHLESYRIRNVKYARDYNSSDQVFLMLSKQPNVLLGLKDYLSAGWDNSSDTIVGNIQLDVDTVGILHLMRNISIEVLPADNINRIKPLLERQADLFCDDIKRLLVYKGIIPRNIFIEYLQTLIGFHLSLYFQKLIVFLPRMVKAGKKEIEDDWSIVVDVTDNLDSRISSVACADMQATLNSQFDYFKSTMQINAVMTLPQFLINKPDDLDEILSVLASRDATFEAFFMAKFSDLVGRFSEQEDKEQLNDFVQYENSFFDKYVLCLTKVRGAYQFKHTTSFLDKISMKNTETAFIADGRSKKHPRRAVLGSKLIETLIQLLVLEIEDNKFASKPLSIDELIDKLRDRYGIIINGLDEARFANTDVQTHLAFKENVEAFKNKLRQIGFYTDLSDANILQKIRPRYKI; translated from the coding sequence ATGATTCCAAAGCTGACAAAATACGATCCGATTTTTCGTAATGAATTAATCTTCGCCGGTGATGCGAAAAACATTACACTGGATACCACTTTAATCAACTTGTTTATGCTTATGCGAAACAATGGTTCGCGTATTAAGTTGAAACTGAGACATACACATACAATAGATAGCCTAAAGAAATATTTAGAATCACTTGAAAAACAAGGCTACATTGAGGGATTCAAAGACAATGAAGAAGCGGGAGAAGATTGGTTGCGCAGCAACTTAGTAAATATGGTGAATCGCGGAAATTTGCAAAAAGAAAATATAAGTTCTTTGCGTCCTATGCACCTAGAGAGTTATCGTATCAGGAATGTAAAATATGCACGTGATTATAATTCATCAGATCAGGTTTTTTTAATGCTTTCTAAGCAGCCTAACGTTTTGCTAGGTCTTAAAGATTATTTGTCAGCAGGTTGGGATAATAGCAGTGATACTATCGTAGGTAATATCCAATTAGATGTGGACACTGTTGGTATTCTGCATTTAATGCGGAATATTTCGATTGAGGTATTGCCTGCTGACAATATAAATAGAATAAAACCCTTGTTAGAAAGACAAGCCGATTTGTTTTGTGATGATATTAAACGGTTGTTAGTTTACAAGGGAATAATTCCTCGTAATATTTTTATAGAATACCTGCAAACCTTAATAGGATTTCATTTGTCCCTTTACTTTCAGAAACTTATAGTGTTCTTACCTCGAATGGTTAAAGCTGGCAAAAAAGAGATAGAGGACGATTGGAGTATCGTTGTAGATGTGACCGATAATCTGGATAGTCGCATCTCTTCGGTCGCTTGTGCCGATATGCAGGCAACATTAAATAGCCAGTTTGACTACTTCAAGTCTACCATGCAAATAAATGCAGTGATGACCTTGCCTCAATTTTTAATTAATAAGCCAGATGACCTTGATGAAATATTATCTGTCTTGGCAAGCCGTGATGCTACATTTGAAGCTTTTTTTATGGCAAAGTTCAGTGATTTAGTAGGACGTTTCTCAGAACAGGAAGACAAAGAACAACTGAATGATTTTGTTCAGTATGAGAATTCTTTTTTTGATAAATATGTTTTATGTCTAACAAAGGTACGTGGAGCATACCAATTTAAACATACGACTTCTTTTTTAGACAAAATTTCGATGAAGAATACCGAAACTGCATTTATAGCAGATGGTAGGAGCAAGAAACACCCACGAAGAGCCGTATTAGGTTCAAAACTGATAGAGACTCTTATCCAACTATTAGTATTAGAAATTGAGGATAATAAATTTGCATCCAAGCCATTGTCTATCGATGAATTAATAGATAAGTTGAGAGATCGTTATGGAATAATTATAAACGGATTGGACGAAGCTCGTTTTGCAAATACAGATGTGCAAACGCATTTGGCTTTTAAGGAAAATGTAGAAGCTTTTAAAAATAAATTACGACAGATAGGCTTCTACACCGATCTTAGCGATGCCAACATATTACAAAAAATTCGTCCACGTTACAAAATTTGA